In Notolabrus celidotus isolate fNotCel1 chromosome 10, fNotCel1.pri, whole genome shotgun sequence, one DNA window encodes the following:
- the maip1 gene encoding m-AAA protease-interacting protein 1, mitochondrial: protein MALPVLRGCFRSPSTLSFTRLFLNEGILLNPSRKTRIPSSTHAGVTAAVRPYSSDRGGQKPVQKVVVVGITNPFIWFRTRIYYFLIRAYFDREFSIEEFTEGAKQAFSHVSSLLSKCQFEGLEGLVAKDLIEKLEEKCNLMPSSYKKALSADPEEIMYTTPADVGIYYDDDGRKFVSILMRFWYLTSARLPDDTLEGTRIFQVAFGGEGEAETKRLLTANYEFQREFTKGVSPDWTITRIEHSKLLD from the exons ATGGCGCTGCCCGTGTTGAGAGGTTGTTTCAGGTCTCCATCAACATTAAGCTTTACTcgactgtttttaaatgaagggATCCTCCTAAACCCGTCCAGAAAGACTCGGATACCCTCTTCAACACATGCCGGGGTGACAGCAGCGGTCAGGCCGTACAGCTCGGACCGGGGTGGGCAGAAACCGGTCCAGAAGGTGGTGGTGGTCGGGATCACGAATCCTTTTATCTGGTTCCGGACGCGGATATATTACTTTCTGATCAGAGCTTACTTTGATAGAGAGTTCAGCATCGAGGAGTTCACGGAGGGGGCGAAGCAG GCTTTCTCTCATGTGTCCAGTCTGCTGTCCAAATGTCAGTTTGAAGGATTGGAGGGTCTTGTGGCGAAAGAT CTGATTgagaagctggaggagaagTGTAACCTGATGCCATCGAGCTACAAGAAAGCTCTGTCTGCAGATCCTGAGGAGATCATGTACACCACCCCTGCAGATGTGGGGATCTACTACGATGATGACG GTAGGAAGTTTGTCAGTATTCTGATGCGTTTCTGGTATCTGACGAGCGCCCGACTTCCTGATGACACCTTGGAGGGAACCCGTATCTTCCAGGTGGCCTTTGgtggagagggagaggcagaaaCAAAGAGACTTCTGACTGCAAATTATGA ATTCCAAAGGGAGTTTACTAAAGGAGTGAGTCCAGACTGGACCATTACGAGGATAGAGCACTCCAAGCTTTTGGATTAA
- the pgap1 gene encoding GPI inositol-deacylase, whose translation MKLAAVAFYGFALGLLAAGLRELLTGSEENRCSMTYMFEYPEYRRVALPRRVARLYPAYGLYLYGEGVYAQETRALKLTGAPVLFLPGNAGSYKQARSLGSVALRKAENMEGGLHFNVFTVDFNEELVALYGGSLLRQTHFLHESIKAILRLYKHLKTPPQSVVLVGHSMGGVVARALFTLPRFNSNLVSLIITQASPHLAPVLAMDPYLLDFYSAVRQKWVNQAKKLRNVTVLSVGGGYRDYQVRSGLISLPCPAGDPNKLSLVATAVPRTWVSTDHLSIVWCKELVLATVRAFFDLINPDTRQFTDDPQKKMAVLNHHFIRHPVRMVGEMQDNSISILDFPEAWSEVNTLRLAYSTPKEGQVKYFLFALSSRRKAYSHFYCRSSNLEMTSWVYGCVHKNGSSCVHAVDLSMATELLPPYKVLVLSLSDLSSVTHLVVSGSNLNGRQFTVECEWQRQESQTLSVPVPHVMSFGLTASDVTVNSSGLLHTVSLQHFHQAYQAFRISVASQCKVHKERLPNVYRIHVPWFREDSLTTVSVPSVTEISGMLHTSRLDNTSGVLLQLHTAPNCQYKVSVRTSLPRVLGQILRFCGPMVPVYTAVTLLLACGGQLSFILESRRASDMSLVVGKGLQPHKVNLPVYILHILLSCSWFEESWSMLFLPLMDSLPLTTPDTTFHEGMVPVEEWPHLLSPLLYIFGAAVAYWGSTLLRLIMRLVSLILAPLHRPSVSRDCGTLSLRTQLIVILCLAVLGGVSCGALSVCFAFLLHLYRVLRLQMTERSLSHMLNLAPRKHKEAENGTVDSETLNKPKECNGAPLLSECALQEVRDDLQLHLCLSALFTLPVMLIAPTLIHWIRNLRYSHLLDPDPCWPHLVPLIVVYMLLINCNTFKLSNSKLLPLTSCLPLPLAIALVTFSPLHLYRVTYFLMAALVPLALCSLL comes from the exons ATGAAACTCGCCGCGGTGGCCTTTTACGGGTTTGCTCTGGGTCTCCTGGCGGCTGGCCTGCGGGAGCTGCTGACTGGCTCCGAGGAGAACAGATGCAGTATGACCTATATGTTTGAATATCCAGAGTACAGG CGTGTGGCTCTGCCTCGTCGCGTGGCCAGACTGTACCCGGCGTACGGGCTCTACCTGTACGGGGAGGGCGTGTACGCTCAGGAGACCCGGGCGCTCAAACTCACCGGTGCACCTGTGCTCTTCTTACCTGGAAACGCAGGCAGTTACAAACAAG CTCGCTCTCTTGGCTCCGTGGCCTTGAGGAAAGCCGAAAACATGGAGGGAGGTCTTCACTTCAACGTCTTCACCGTGGATTTCAACGAGGAGCTGGTGGCACTTTATGGCGGCAGTTTGCTCCGACAGACACACTTCCTCCACGAGAGCATTAAGGCCATCCTGAGGCTCTACAAG CACCTGAAGACTCCTCCTCAGAGCGTGGTGCTGGTCGGTCACTCTATGGGAGGAGTGGTGGCTCGAGCTCTGTTCACTTTGCCCCGCTTCAACAGCAACCTGGTCAGCCTCATCATCACCCAGGCCTCCCCTCACCTGGCTCCGGTCCTGGCCATGGACCCGTACCTGCTGG ATTTCTACTCCGCGGTGAGGCAGAAGTGGGTGAACCAGGCCAAAAAGCTCAGGAACGTCACAGTTCTGTCTGTCGGGGGTGGTTACCGGGATTACCAGGTTCGCTCCGGCCTCATatccctgccctgccctgctgGAGACCCCAATAAGCTGTCTCTAGTG GCGACTGCAGTCCCCAGGACATGGGTGTCCACCGACCATCTGTCCATCGTTTG GTGCAAAGAGCTCGTTCTCGCTACGGTCCGGGCGTTCTTTGACCTCATCAATCCTGACACCCGACAG ttCACAGACGACCCTCAGAAGAAAATGGCCGTACTGAATCATCACTTCATTAGACACCCTGTCAGGATGGTGGGAGAGATGCAAGACAACTCCATCTCCATCTTAG ATTTTCCTGAAGCCTGGAGTGAAGTCAACACACTGCGTCTGGCTTACAGCACACCAAAG GAAGGACAGGTCAAATACTTTCTGTTTGCTCTGTCCAGTCGAAGGAAAGCCTACAGCCACTTCTACTGCCGGAGCAGCAACCTG GAGATGACCAGCTGGGTGTACGGCTGTGTGCACAAGAATGGTTCCTCATG CGTGCATGCCGTTGATCTGTCCATGGCCACTGAGCTTCTCCCGCCATACAAG gttctggttctgagTCTCAGTGACTTGTCCTCTGTCACTCACCTGGTGGTTTCAGGCTCTAATCTTAACGGCAGACAG TTCACAGTGGAGTGTGAGTGGCAAAGACAAGAGTCTCAAACTCTGTCTGTCCCTGTGCCCCACGTCATGTCCTTTG GTTTGACTGCCAGTGATGTCACCGTCAACTCCTCTGGACTCCTTCACACCGTCAGCCTGCAGCACTTTCACCAG GCCTATCAGGCGTTCAGAATCAGTGTTGCAAGTCAGTGCAAAGTACACAAAG AAAGACTGCCCAATGTGTACAGAATACATGTGCCATGGTTTCGAGAGGACTCTTTGACCACCGTCAG TGTGCCATCAGTGACCGAGATCTCAGGCATGCTCCACACAAGTCGTCTAGACAACACGTCAGgtgtcctcctccagctccacaCTGCCCCCAACTGTCAATACAAG GTGTCAGTGAGGACTTCATTACCCAGAGTCCTTGGACAG ATTCTGAGGTTCTGCGGTCCCATGGTGCCGGTGTACACAGCTGTAACTCTCCTCCTGGCCTGTGGGGGGCAGCTGTCCTTCATCCTCGAGTCGAGGCGAGCTTCAGACATGAGCCTCGTGGTCGGCAAAGGCCTGCAGCCGCATAAAGTCAACCTGCCTGTTTATATTCTGCACATCTTACTCAG ctgcagcTGGTTTGAAGAAAGCTGGTCAATGCTGTTCCTTCCTCTTATGGATTCCCTCCCTCTGACCACCCCTGATACAACTTTTCACGAGGGCATGGTTCCTGTTGAAGAGTGGCCACACCTCCTGTCTCCTCTGCTCTACATctttggggcagctgtggcttaCTGGGGGAGCACTCTACTCCGTCTGATTATGCGACTAGTCTCACTCATATTAGCTCCACTACACAG ACCATCAGTCTCTAGAGACTGTGGCACGCTGAGCCTGCGGACTCAGCTCATCGTCATTCTATGTCTGGCTGTTTTGGGCGGGGTGTCTTGTGGAGCTTTGTCAGTCTGCTTTGCCTTTCTGCTCCACCTCTACAGG GTCCTGAGGCTGCAGATGACTGAAAGATCTTTGAGCCACATGTTGAATCTG GCTCCCCGGAAGCACAAAGAAGCTGAGAACGGCACAGTCGATTCTGAAACCTTGAACAAACCTAAAGAATGTAACGGCGCCCCCTTGCTGTCAGAGTGTGCTCTGCAGGAGGTGAGGGACGACTTACAGCTCCACCTCTGCCTGTCAGCGCTCTTCACACTGCCTGTCATGCTCATCGCACCGACCCTCATCCACTGGATCCGCAACCTGAG GTATTCCCATCTGTTGGATCCTGACCCTTGCTGGCCACACCTCGTGCCTCTTATTGTTGTATACATGCTGCTTATCAACTGCAACACTTTCAAACTCAGCAACAG TAAACTCCTGCCTCTGACGTCCTGCCTCCCTCTCCCATTGGCCATCGCCTTGGTGACCTTCTCTCCACTCCACCTCTACAGAGTCACCTACTTCCTGATGGCGGCGCTCGTTCCTCTGGCCTTGTGTAGTCTTCTTTGA
- the tyw5 gene encoding tRNA wybutosine-synthesizing protein 5, whose translation MELQEKITVPIFTDVDKDVFLRDIYPQRRPAVLRGLNLGPCLEKWRTEYLCEKGSDKEVKIHVSTVPQMDFLHKNFAYKTLPFREFVKRASEKIHSDFFLCEDESYYLRSLGEDVRKEPADLSKQFPDLAADFHIPEFFAPDQFFSSVFRISSCGLQLWTHYDVMDNLLAQVTGTKRVVLYSPQDALHLYLSGDKSEVLDIDSPDLKRFPEFVKAKRLECVLEPGDLLFIPALWFHNTLALQFGVGVNVFWRHLPADSYDKKDPYGNKDPVAATRALQALERALHTLDELPADYRDFYGRRMIQRIQKRTYCDGQSRTIAQQDSESSTPCSQSTKPG comes from the exons ATGGAGCTCCAGGAGAAAATAACTGTACCGATATTTACAGACGTGGACAAAGACGTGTTTCTGCGAGACATTTATCCACAG CGCAGACCGGCCGTGCTGAGAGGACTTAATCTTGGACCATGTCTGGAAAAATGGAGGACTGAGTATCTCTGTGAGAAGGGCAGCGACAAGGAAGTGAAGATACACGTGTCCACTGTGCCACAGATGGACTttctgcacaaaaactttgCATACAA GACTCTGCCCTTCAGGGAGTTTGTGAAAAGAGCTTCTGAAAAGATTCACTCGGATTTCTTCCTCTGTGAG GATGAGAGCTATTATCTTCGGTCACTAGGAGAGGACGTGCGAAAG GAACCTGCTGATCTGAGCAAACAGTTCCCAGACTTGGCAGCAGATTTCCACATCCCAGAGTTCTTTGCACCGGATCAGTTTTTCTCCAGCGTGTTCCGCATCAGCTCCTGTGGTCTGCAGCTGTGGACGCACTATGAT GTGATGGATAACCTGCTGGCTCAGGTGACAGGGACGAAAAGAGTGGTACTCTACAGCCCCCAGGATGCATTGCACCTCTACCTGTCAG GTGATAAATCAGAGGTGCTGGACATCGACTCCCCGGATCTGAAACGATTCCCTGAGTTTGTGAAGGCAAAGAGGTTGGAGTGTGTGCTGGAGCCTGGAGATCTACTCTTCATCCCAG CCCTGTGGTTCCACAACACCCTGGCTCTGCAGTTCGGTGTGGGCGTCAACGTGTTCTGGCGACATCTTCCTGCTGACAGCTACGACAAAAAGGACCCGTACGGGAACAAAGACCCCGTGGCTGCCACGCGAGCCCTCCAGGCCCTGGAGAGAGCGCTGCACACTTTGGATGAACTCCCAGCTGATTATCGGGACTTTTACGGACGCCGGATGATACAGCGCATCCAAAAGAGGACATACTGCGATGGTCAGTCGAGAACTATTGcacagcaggactctgagagTTCGACTCCGTGCAGTCAATCCACCAAACCTGGATGA